One region of Arthrobacter sp. StoSoilB22 genomic DNA includes:
- a CDS encoding cysteine desulfurase, translating to MTAVSTPASLQRSMHAMDNAEVLRIRNDFPVLDQLVNGKPLIYLDSGATSQNPLSVIEAEQEYYEQRNAAVHRGAHHLAVEATEVFEDARQAVADFIGAQYEETVWTSNATEGLNLISYALSNAALWAAQGRGGSALKDLAIGPGDEIVVTEMEHHANLIPWQELAFRTGATLKYIPIADDGTLQLDAAAEIVGERTKLLAFSHASNVLGTINPVAELVAMARRVGALVVLDACQSVPHMAVDVKGLDVDFAVFSGHKMLAPTGVGVLYGKQELLDVLPPFLTGGSMITTVTMERAEYLPAPQRFEAGTQRISQAVALATAVNYLTETGIDRIHAWESTLGQRLVKGLEAIEGIRVVGPASGSERIGLAAFDVAGVHAHDVGQFLDDRGIAVRVGHHCAQPLHRRLGLTATTRASTYLYNTTDDVDAFLDAVSGVRAYFQA from the coding sequence TTGACTGCCGTATCAACTCCCGCCTCACTGCAGCGATCCATGCATGCCATGGACAACGCGGAGGTGTTGCGGATCCGGAATGATTTCCCGGTGCTGGACCAGCTGGTCAACGGCAAACCCTTGATCTACCTGGACTCCGGCGCTACATCGCAAAATCCGCTCAGTGTCATCGAAGCCGAGCAGGAGTACTACGAGCAACGCAACGCCGCTGTTCATCGTGGCGCCCACCACCTTGCCGTGGAAGCCACGGAGGTCTTCGAGGACGCCCGCCAGGCCGTGGCGGATTTCATCGGTGCGCAGTACGAGGAAACAGTGTGGACCTCCAACGCCACCGAGGGCCTGAACCTCATCAGCTACGCCCTGTCCAACGCCGCTCTCTGGGCAGCACAGGGAAGGGGTGGGTCCGCGCTGAAGGACCTGGCCATCGGTCCGGGCGATGAGATCGTGGTCACCGAAATGGAACACCACGCCAACCTGATTCCCTGGCAGGAACTGGCGTTCCGGACCGGCGCCACCCTGAAGTACATCCCGATTGCGGACGACGGCACCCTGCAGCTTGATGCCGCCGCGGAAATCGTGGGGGAGCGGACCAAGCTCCTTGCCTTCAGCCACGCATCCAACGTCCTGGGCACCATCAACCCCGTCGCCGAGCTCGTAGCCATGGCCCGCCGCGTCGGTGCTTTGGTGGTCCTGGACGCTTGCCAGTCCGTTCCGCACATGGCTGTGGACGTCAAAGGACTGGATGTCGATTTCGCCGTGTTCTCCGGCCACAAGATGCTGGCCCCCACCGGGGTAGGGGTGCTTTACGGCAAGCAGGAACTCCTGGATGTGTTGCCGCCGTTCCTGACGGGCGGATCCATGATTACAACGGTCACCATGGAACGGGCCGAGTACCTGCCGGCACCGCAGCGGTTCGAAGCCGGAACCCAGCGCATCTCCCAGGCCGTTGCGCTCGCAACCGCCGTGAACTACCTCACCGAGACCGGGATCGACCGCATCCATGCGTGGGAGTCGACGCTGGGCCAGCGTCTGGTGAAGGGGCTTGAGGCAATCGAGGGCATCCGCGTCGTCGGTCCGGCCTCAGGGTCTGAAAGGATCGGCCTGGCAGCTTTCGACGTCGCCGGCGTCCACGCGCACGACGTCGGACAGTTCCTTGATGACCGCGGCATCGCCGTTCGCGTCGGTCACCACTGCGCCCAGCCGCTGCACCGGCGCCTGGGCCTGACGGCAACCACCCGCGCCAGCACCTACCTCTACAACACCACGGACGACGTCGACGCTTTCCTGGACGCAGTTTCGGGTGTCCGGGCCTACTTCCAGGCCTGA
- the sufU gene encoding Fe-S cluster assembly sulfur transfer protein SufU, whose protein sequence is MSLDQLYQQIILDHSKQRHGSGLAETGAPDGTSTGQSHQLNPVCGDEVTLRLAVSDGTVQQIRWDGAGCSISMASASVLSELGEGMSVEELHSVIDNFREVLRSRGKVQADPEILGDAAAFEGVARYAARVKCAMISWVAAEDALNQATA, encoded by the coding sequence ATGAGTCTTGACCAGCTGTACCAACAGATCATCCTGGACCACTCCAAGCAGCGGCACGGCAGCGGCCTTGCGGAAACGGGTGCGCCGGACGGTACATCCACCGGGCAATCGCACCAGCTGAACCCTGTGTGCGGGGATGAGGTGACGCTGCGGCTCGCAGTCTCCGACGGAACCGTTCAGCAGATCCGCTGGGACGGTGCGGGCTGCTCCATCTCCATGGCCTCAGCTTCTGTGCTTAGCGAACTTGGCGAGGGCATGTCCGTGGAGGAGCTCCACTCGGTCATCGATAATTTCCGGGAGGTGCTCCGGTCCCGCGGAAAAGTACAGGCAGACCCGGAGATCCTGGGCGATGCCGCCGCCTTCGAAGGAGTGGCCCGTTACGCGGCACGCGTGAAATGCGCCATGATCTCCTGGGTTGCCGCTGAAGACGCGCTCAACCAGGCCACCGCCTAG
- the nhaA gene encoding Na+/H+ antiporter NhaA — MPHPSSQPAAPEPDSSSSSKVFSRSTYPEYRRILSILRTETVGGALLLAATVVALIWANSPAADGYFALRDVKIGYEPWHLELSLGHWASDGLLAVFFFLAGLELKREFVAGELRKPSKAVVPVAAAVGGVVVPALIYVLFNLGTAGETLKGWAIPTATDIAFALAVLAVINTHLPAALRTFLLTLAVVDDLIAIGIIAFFYSTGLQPLMLLAALVPLALFTFLVQKRISSWYLLLPLALATWGFVHASGIHATVAGVLLGFAVPVLASGKKGEPAEGLAEHLEHKLRPFSAGFAVPVFAFFSAGVALGGLDGMGAALRDPVALGIVAALVVGKAVGVFGTTFLVTKTTRASLDSSIAWIDLFGLALLAGIGFTVSLLIGELSFGAGSAHNDHAKVAILAGSLISALLAAVVLKARNRRYRQVQADEERDDDGDGVPDVFARA, encoded by the coding sequence GTGCCCCACCCATCGAGCCAGCCCGCAGCACCCGAGCCCGACTCCAGCAGCTCCAGCAAAGTCTTCTCGCGCTCCACATACCCCGAATATCGCCGGATCCTCTCCATTCTCCGTACGGAAACGGTGGGCGGCGCACTCCTTCTGGCAGCTACCGTGGTGGCGCTCATCTGGGCGAACTCCCCTGCAGCAGACGGCTATTTCGCACTCCGAGACGTCAAGATCGGCTACGAACCCTGGCATCTTGAATTGAGCCTTGGCCACTGGGCTTCGGATGGCCTGCTGGCGGTGTTCTTCTTCCTGGCAGGACTTGAACTCAAACGCGAATTCGTGGCCGGGGAACTCCGTAAACCTTCCAAAGCCGTTGTCCCCGTCGCTGCTGCTGTTGGTGGCGTGGTGGTGCCGGCCCTGATCTACGTCCTCTTCAACCTGGGAACAGCCGGAGAGACGCTCAAAGGCTGGGCTATTCCCACAGCCACGGACATCGCCTTCGCCCTCGCGGTGCTGGCCGTCATCAACACGCACCTGCCCGCCGCACTACGGACATTCCTGCTGACGCTCGCCGTGGTGGACGACCTCATCGCCATCGGCATCATCGCCTTCTTCTACTCCACGGGGCTCCAGCCGCTCATGCTTTTGGCCGCCCTGGTGCCGCTTGCCCTCTTCACGTTCCTGGTGCAGAAGCGGATCAGCAGCTGGTACCTCTTGCTGCCCCTTGCTTTGGCCACGTGGGGCTTCGTCCACGCCTCCGGTATCCACGCCACCGTGGCCGGAGTGCTGTTGGGCTTCGCCGTTCCCGTCCTGGCCAGCGGCAAAAAGGGAGAACCGGCAGAGGGCCTGGCCGAGCACCTCGAACACAAACTACGCCCCTTCTCGGCAGGCTTTGCGGTACCTGTCTTCGCGTTCTTCTCCGCAGGCGTGGCCTTGGGCGGACTGGACGGCATGGGAGCCGCCCTCAGGGACCCCGTGGCGCTCGGGATTGTTGCAGCATTGGTGGTGGGCAAGGCCGTGGGTGTCTTCGGCACCACGTTCCTGGTCACCAAAACCACGCGCGCAAGCCTGGACTCCAGCATCGCCTGGATCGACCTCTTCGGGCTGGCACTGCTGGCCGGCATCGGTTTCACGGTCTCATTGCTGATCGGCGAATTGAGCTTCGGCGCCGGCTCCGCCCATAACGACCACGCCAAAGTGGCCATCCTGGCAGGCTCCTTGATCTCGGCGCTGCTGGCCGCCGTCGTGCTTAAGGCCCGCAACCGGCGCTACCGCCAAGTGCAGGCAGACGAAGAACGGGACGACGACGGCGACGGCGTACCTGACGTTTTTGCCCGCGCCTAA
- a CDS encoding SCO4848 family membrane protein yields the protein MEIPAILAIVLIVAGVWSLVVWPQFLKRVMKDPRARDAAGKATTFLTVHVVLVTISMVLGLATAGIGIAGLIA from the coding sequence GTGGAGATCCCCGCAATCCTGGCGATCGTCCTGATCGTTGCCGGCGTCTGGTCCTTGGTGGTGTGGCCGCAGTTCCTCAAGCGCGTCATGAAGGACCCCCGCGCCCGCGATGCAGCCGGGAAGGCCACCACGTTCCTCACGGTCCACGTTGTGCTGGTCACCATCTCCATGGTGCTCGGACTCGCGACGGCGGGCATAGGGATCGCGGGCCTGATCGCCTAA